The DNA window ATGTAAAATTTCATAAAATGATATTTAAAGTTTTCGGATACCCAAAAGCATATTAATAAAAACGAATAAGTTGTTGAGGGGTAATTATGGAAGTTCTGGCCAAGTTTCACGTGATTGTCCACAAAATCGGCAGGATAATAATCCCAGCGGGCACGAGAAAGTTCTACGGTATAGAGCACGGTGATTTCGTCGAGATTAAGATACTGAAATATGAAAGTGATAAAAAACCAAAGGAAGGCACTTTTACAGCCCGTGTTGGTGAACAGGGTTCCGTATTCAT is part of the Thermococcus stetteri genome and encodes:
- a CDS encoding AbrB/MazE/SpoVT family DNA-binding domain-containing protein, which codes for MEVLAKFHVIVHKIGRIIIPAGTRKFYGIEHGDFVEIKILKYESDKKPKEGTFTARVGEQGSVFIPKPLREVMGIKPGDVIEVLLLAHHKAGEVQE